The window GGTATCACCTTTGGTATCGTTGTCGCGAAAGAGCTGTTTGGTGGTACAGGACGAAGCTTCCTTAACCCAGCTCTTGCAGGTCGAGCCTTTCTATATTTTGCCTATCCAGCCAACATGTCGGGCGGGCTTGTGTGGGTTGCCGCTGACGGTTACTCCGGTGCGACCCCTTTAAGTCAATGGTATGAAGGTGGCAGCACGTCACTCATCAATAACATGACTGGCGAGGCGATCACTTGGATGGACGCCTTTATCGGTAATATTCCGGGTTCGATGGGTGAGGTTTCTTCATTGCTTATCATGTTGACGGGTCTGATTCTGATTGTCATGAAGATCGCCTCTTGGCGCATTGTCACTGGTGTGATTATTGGCCTCGTCGTGACTTCGAGTTTGATGAACTGGATTGGCTCTGATACCAACTCGATGTTCTCGATGCCGTTTTACTGGCACTTTGTGTTGGGTGGTGTTGCGTTTGGTACTTTCTTCATGGCAACCGACCCAGTTTCTGCCGCTTTTACCAATCAGAGTAAGTGGGCTTACGGGATTCTTATTGGCGTAATGACGGTCGGTATTCGAGTGCTCAACCCTGCCTATCCAGAGGGCATCATGTTGGCCATCCTGTTCGCCAATCTCTTCGCCCCACTGTTCGACTTTATTGTGAAAGAGCAAAACATCAAACGCAGGCAGAAACGAACATTACGTTGATTTCAATGCGAAACAGGGAAAGTTACTCTCATAAGAAAGGCTTGCATCGTTGCAAGCCTTTCAATTTTTATCGCGATTGATTTGAAGTTGATTCAACTCCACTTCAAATCAATCTCGAAAGGTTGGGTGTTACCGCAATGCTCACCACACATTTCGTCGTAGGCGCTGTTATGAACCAGCATTGCTGATGCTACGCCTTGGTCGCTAAAGTGATCGCGTGCTTGGTTAACGCTCAAAAACTTCATTGGGTGCTGGTGGTCGTCTTTGATTAACTGCTTTTGCTCGCCAATGATTTGGTAAGCCAAGTAGATCCCGCCTTCAAATGATTCAATGAGTAGATTCATAACAAACTCCATGTTGCTCTCGATAGTTCTTTGTTTCTGTATCTACGTTGATGGTTGTTTGAAGGTTCATGTGTGTTAAAAATGAAAAAACCAGAAGCTCAGCTTCTGGTTTATTAATAAGTAATCAAATTAACTCAAAGGTTAGTTGATTTTCTGCATGATGCTAACACGGCCATCGGTGTTGCCTGTGTTGTCCATCTTACGACGAATCAGCAAGCCCTCATCCCAGTTGGTACCAGCAGGTTGGTATTCCCACTTAACGAAGTATTCATCTTTTGAGCTACAAGCTTTGCCAGCAACATAATTGTTTTGGTCACAGAAGCGAACCACAGTGTTCAGTTCTGTCAGTGTGGCTTTTGAAGCTCGACCTGTTTGATCAAACCACCAGTAATCTATATTAGCTAGTTGTTTATAAGTGTAAGGGGTACCAGAATCTTCCATACCCTCTGGTGCTGTTGATCCACACTCTTGGCCTGTGGTCGTTGCTCCGGATGAATCAAATTTCATGGTGCTTACTGCAATTTCACCGTTTTCACAGATTTCTTTTGTTTCCCATGTACCAGTGAAATCCACGTAACGTTCAGAATCTTTTGTTGGAATCTCGTAGTAGTAAGCAACACGCTTTGTTTTTCTGTCTACTGAACAGTTTGTAGAACTGCAATCGGTGTTATCTTCTAACTCTTCTTTTTCAGTGATTTCAGTATAAACCTTAGTGACAGGATCGTAGGAGCCAGAAATATTTTGGTTGACCCATGAATGACCACCATCGTCGTTATCGTTGAACTTTTCATCTGCGGTAAAGTGATTGAGTTCGTTAACCGTGGCTACTGAGAATGGTAGGAAGTTGCCTACAGTTTCCCAGTCCATTGACTCATCATCATTTTCTTCACCATCAGGATTAACGAGCAAGTATTTAAAGTTGCCTCCCAAAGCGTAATGAGAAGCAGGGACACCACTACATGTGTTTGGGGCTGTGAACGTATTACTAGGGTCGCCAGCCAAGCAGTTCAGGTAATCCTGGGCAAAGCCTTCCGTTAACTGAGCGTCATTAGACCCTTTTAGATAAGCTAAACTCGCGGTGTTTACTTGATAGTCCATTTGAACCATGCCACGTGTCGCTTCAAACAAGTCATTTGGTAGAGTTTTATCAGCATGAACAAAGGTGAAGTTGCCATCTAAACGTTCTTGGGTTACGTCAATGTAACGAACAAATTGGCCGTTTTTCTCTGCAAATGGGTTTACTGAACCATCACCACGCTTCATTGAACCAAACGCGTTTTCCATATGCGTTAGAGCGTCGCTTTCTGATGTGATATTTGCAGCTTCTACGCCAATCGTAGTTAAGAAGTCCGTCACGCTTGTACTATCGTCTAGGCTTAGACCTTTCATCTTCGCTAACGTCGCAGCATCAGGTTCGCGCAGCGCATCTGGAATTGTCAGTACTTCATCAGAAGAGCTACCAAATTGGTTATCTAAAGACTGAAGTAAAATTGCTAAGTTAAGTGCGCGAGCGTATTTTCCCGCCGCTTCAAATGGAGTCAGTACATCACGGTTTGATGCTGCACCTACTTTTAAGCCGTTTTTACCACCAATGAAGAAGGTCACAGTGTCGTTAGTTTTAGCGGTAAACTCGCCTTCGCTATTTGTAACCCCGTTTAAGCCTGAACTGGTGTTGTAGTAGATACCTTCAACAGCTGCATCGATAAATTTGTTGGTTGTCGTCGATGGTTCTGTCGGTGCTGTTACACCTGAGTTAGAACTATCGCTACCACAACCTGTTAAAGCCACTGCAATCGCCGCTGCGAGAATACTCACTTTTTTCATTACTCGTACATCCTTTATGTAATAGAGCTATTTGTTATTTTTATGCGTGTGATTTTATAGCGCGCGATTGTAGTGTGATCTTTCTTCCAAGTTAAGTGTGTAAAATGCTGTTCGGTTAATAAACATTCAAACCATGCGGTAAAAAATACAAAAAGCCGACAGATGTCAGCTTTTTAATAATATCACTTTGACTTACAAGAGCTTATTTTGAGCTGTGCCCCTGCTGCAAGACACGAGATTTGAGTGAAATACCGTAAATTATTTTTCAATAAATTGGGTTGTGCTGCGTGTTTATTTTTCTTGTTAGCCAACAGCGAGAAAACTTTAAATCCTTTTCAATTAGGCTGTCGCTACAAGTTAGTAGCTGGCTAATTTCTTGAGTTTGAAGCCCCATAAGGTATTTCAGTTTGAATGCTTGTGATTGCCTTGGGTAATTCAAAGTAAAGTGGTCCACAGCCTTATCCATAATAATTAGCTGCTCGAAATGCCTGTCTTCTTGAGGGGGGACTTTTGTGGGCAGTTGGCGTTTCTGTGCCTGTTGACGTCGAGCGTTATCGATAAGTATTTGTCGCATGATTTTTGCTGCCATTAACAGGAAATCACGAGTGTCTTCTATTGATTGAGTATCGGCAAAAGAGAGCTTTAGGTAAGCATCGTGAACTAACGCCGTTGTGTTGTTGATGCTATTCCAAGACACCCAACAACTTTGCTCATGCTTGGTCGTGCTCCTTTTTCTCTCTTTTTGAGCGAGAGCGTAGAGGTGGGCGTAAGCGAAACGATAGAGTTTCTGTTCTGCCCATTTGTGCCCAGCTTTCCAATCTCTCATGATCGACTCTATATCAGTAAGTTGGTTACTCATGGTTAGCAGTTTCCTTTTGTTGATTCTGTCCTAGTTGTTTGTGGGGCAATTATTCGTAACAGTTTCATCTTTGTTTTTGTTGGTATACCAGGATCGCCTAAAACCGCTTTATGGGTATGTTTTAGTACTGTATTGATCGATGCTTTCGACTTAGGGCTCTCTTTTATCTGAGAAAGCGTTCGGACAAATTGCTTTGTGACTCTTTCTGATGCGCGCTTTTCTATTTGAAGTTGTTGGTTTTTTTTGATCAAAGGTGTGTAGAAACCTACACCACACCAAATGAGCATAGTAGATAAAGCACATTGAATTGGACGGCGTTGGCATAGCTTCAGAACGGAATAAAATGGTTGGTTTTGATATGCGGAGATTGGACGACAAGCGATCAGCTGCGTAATGTCGTTATAGAGTTCATTGGTACTCGAATAGCGCAGTAAGGCGTGGCTTCGTGTCGCTTTTTGAATTATGCAGTTTAGGTCCCCCTGACTTATCGGTAGTTTAGGAAACATAAAGCTTAAGACCTTTCCTAGAGCGTAAATATCGCATCGGACTGTGGGGGGGCTTCCGCTGATTTGCTCTGGACTAGCGTAGTCATGACTGTAGGCATTGATAGTAAGTGGGTGAGCTGATAATTGGTCACTGATTCCTCTCATTAAATTAAAGTCGAGTATCTTTGGGCTCCCCTCACAATCGATTAATATATTTTCTGGCTTCAAGTCGGTATGCAGCACTTGGTGTTTGTGTGCGTGTGATATAGCAGAGCATATCTTTAAAAATAGATTGAGCTTTTTGGGGTAGCTCAGGGTGTAGGTCGCAAGGTACTCGTTTAACGTGCAACCTTTAATATGTTCCATAACGATGTAGACAGACCCTTCATGTGTCCCTCCATCGATCACCTTGGTTATATATGGGTGATTCAACGTCGCAAGTGCTTGTGCTTCTTGAAACAGATACTCTTTATCTATGAGGTGGGATAAAGCGGGTTGAATGAGTTTTATGGCAAGATCTTGATGGAATGTCTTATCCACTCGAGTAGCAGCATAGACAACACCAATACCGCCACGACCTATTTCGTAAGATAGGTGGTATTTATCAATGCATGTATTAGAGAAGTTAGCTTTTTTGTCGGTAGCTTGAAGGGCGCTTACACCAAAGATGTGTGTAAGAGGCTCTAGAGCTGACGTGCAGAGAAGGGGATAAATCTTGTTATACAGTTCGACTTGGTGTGATTTTAGTTCTTTTAGGTATTTTGTTTTTTCTGCCTCAGATAGGTCCAATAATTGATAAAAAAGATCGGTTATATGGGTGTTGGCTACTGACATTGTCGCTTGTTCAAGAATTATTATGAACGGGATTCTATAAGTACGAGCTATAGATTTTGCTGAGATTTGACAATCTTTTATAATTTTTTATATATCAGTGCTTTGTGTGTTCTTTTTTTGTTCAAGGTGGTTAATAAAAAGCAGGCCTAAGCCTGCTTCTATCTTTAATCTTATGATCTGCGATTAACGCATCGTCACAAATTCTTCTGAGCCCGTTGGGTGAATTGCCACAACAGAGTCGAAATCTGCTTTGGTTGCGCCCATCTTCATTGCAACGCCGAAGCCTTGAATCATTTCATCAACAGTGAAACCGATGCCGTGTAGGCCAACTACAGTCTCTTCTTCACCAGCACATACTAGCTTCATCTTACAAGGTTGACGGTGTTGAGTGACTGCTGTGTACATTGCAGTAAAACCAGACGTGTATACCTTGATGTTGTCTTTGCCGTATTGCTCTTCAGCTTCTTGAGTCGTTAGACCAATTGTGCCGATAGGTGGGTGGCTGAATACAACAGTAGGAACGAGCGTGTAGTCCATCTTCGCGTTGGTTTGACCATTGAATAGACGCTCAGAAAGCTGACGACCTGCTTTAACAGCAACAGGTGTTAGCTCGATGCCGCCTTCCATGATGTCACCAACACAGTAGATGCCAGGAACGTTGGTTGCTTGGAATTCGTCTACTTTGATGTAGCCACGGTCGTTTGTTGCAACGCCCGTTGATGCTAGGTTGATAGCGTCAGTTGCTGGGTGACGGCCGATAGCCCAGATTAGGTGGTCAACGTTTTGAGTGTTGCCGTTCTCTAGATGCAGAGTCAGTGTGCCATCTGCTTCTTTCACTACTTCTTTAGGAACAGAGTGCGTGTGAAGTGTTGGGCCTTCCGCTTCCATTACTTCAACCAGTGTCTCAACAATCATTGGATCGAAGCTACGTAGTGGCGACTCTTTACGACAGAACAGATGTGTTTCAGTGCCAAGTGCACTTAGTACGCCTGCGATCTCAACTGCGATGTAGCCCGCGCCGATAACAGCAACACGTTTAGGTTGCTCCATCAGGTCGAAGAAACCGTTTGAGTCGATACCGTGCTCTGCGCCAGGGATGTTTGGAATGGTTGGACGACCACCTACTGCGATCAGGATGTGATCCGCTGTGTAGTGTTCACCGTTAACTTCAACGGTTTTTTCGTCAACAAACTTAGCAAAGCCTTTGATTACGTTTATTTTGTTGTTACCAAGAACGCGATCGTAAGATTGGTGGATACGACCAATGTACGCTTGGCGGTTTTCAACCAGTTTGCCCCAGTCGAAGCCTTTTACGTCAACGTCGAAGCCGTAGTCTTTTGAGTATAGGTTGATCGCTTCAGCAACCTGAGCACCGTGCCACATAACCTTTTTAGGAACACAACCAACGTTTACACAAGTACCACCAAGGTCTTGAGCTTCGATAAGTGCAACTTTTGCACCGTGCATTGCTGCGCGGTTAGCTGATGCGATGCCGCCTGAACCGCCGCCGATACAGATGTAATCAAAATGAGTCGCCATTACTTTCTCCATTTATTGAAGGCTGTGGGTACAGTGAGCGCACTGAACACCTACGTCCTATAGATTCTTAAATTGTCTAATTATTATATTGAGGGCAGATCGGTTGAACTCAATCTCCCTGTTTAAAATTTATTCGTGTACGTCACAGTCTGTTGAAGATTCTGCAAACTATGACGTTAAGTTCGAGATTACTCGGGTACGATCCACTCTACTTTGAAGTGACCGGTTGCCGGCGCAATTGCTTCCTTCAAGAATGGAAGAATTTCGTTCATTTGGCTTTCTAGCTTCCAAGGCGGGTTGATAACAATCATGCCTGATGCTGTCATGCCACGCTCATTGGTGTCTGGTGATACGCCAAGTTCGATTTGTAGAATCTTGTTAATGCCTAGGCCTTCAAGTCCTTCAATCATGTCTTCGATATCACAGCGGTTTACCACTGGGTACCAAATTGCGTAGATACCGGTTGCCCAGCGCTTATGGCTTTGAGCAATCGCAGTCACAACATCACGATACTCTTTTGCCAGCTCGTAAGGCGGATCGATCAGTACCAAACCACGACGTTCTTTTGGTGGCAGGCTGCCTTTTAAGCGTTGGAAGCCATCTTCTTTATAGATAGACACCTGACGATCGCGGTGGAACTCTTGCTCAAGTAGAGGGTGGTCTGCAGGGTGAAGTTCGGTTAATACCATGCGGTCTTGATCACGGAGGTGTGCACGTGCAACTCGTGGTGAACCTGGATAGAAACGCAGTTTTTCGCCATTGTTGAGTGCAGAGATAGACTCAAGGTAGCTTTGAATGTCTTCAGGAAGTTCTGTTTGTGCCCAGACGCGGGCAATGCCTTGTTTGTACTCGCCCGTTTTTTCAGACCATTCATGCGTTAAGTCATAACGACCTACACCAGAGTGAGTGTCATGGTAAACAAAAGGCTTATCCTTCTGTTTCAAAGAATTAAGAATAAGGCTCTGTACGATATGCTTTACTACGTCGGCATGGTTACCCGCGTGGAAGCTGTGGCGATAACTTAACAAATTAAACTCTCGTAACACTCTCGAATTAGAGTGTGGTTAGTGTAGGTGGGGTTAATTTGACTATTATAACCCCCAATGGACCATAAATTCTCGAACAATTCAGGAACAGTCGTTCGCAATATGCAGTTAGTTATTGGTTCTACTATTGAAATTTGCCTTCATGAGCACTATTTAATAACTATTCGCAGGTGATTTTTTAGGGCGATCCTTAGCCTGATGACTGTAAGACGACCTCATTACAAAAAAGACGAAAGTCTCTAAAGCCAAAGGAATGTTTATATGTCTAATCCGCTATTAACCTTCACGGACTTACCTCCGTTTTCACAGATCAAACCTGAGCACGTTAAGCCAGCGGTTGAGCAAGTGATTGAAGAGTGTCGCAACAAGATAGAACAAGTACTTGAAGGTAATACTTCACCAAGCTGGGACAACCTCGTTGCTCCGATTGAAGAAGTGGATGATCGTTTAGGTCGCATTTGGTCACCTGTAAGCCATATGAATTCTGTGATGAACAGCGATGAGCTGCGTGACGCTTATGAGAGCTGTCTGCCTGTGCTTTCTGAGTACGGCACGTGGGTTGGTCAACATAAAGGTTTGTTCGAAGCGTATAAAGCGATCAAGGCGAGTGAGGCGTTCTCGGCATTAGACCAAGCTCAACAAAAAACCATTACCGACGCACTGCGTGACTTTGAATTGTCAGGCATTGGCTTACCCGCAGACGAGCAGCATCGCTACGGCGAGATCAGT of the Vibrio lentus genome contains:
- a CDS encoding 23S rRNA (adenine(2030)-N(6))-methyltransferase RlmJ, whose amino-acid sequence is MLSYRHSFHAGNHADVVKHIVQSLILNSLKQKDKPFVYHDTHSGVGRYDLTHEWSEKTGEYKQGIARVWAQTELPEDIQSYLESISALNNGEKLRFYPGSPRVARAHLRDQDRMVLTELHPADHPLLEQEFHRDRQVSIYKEDGFQRLKGSLPPKERRGLVLIDPPYELAKEYRDVVTAIAQSHKRWATGIYAIWYPVVNRCDIEDMIEGLEGLGINKILQIELGVSPDTNERGMTASGMIVINPPWKLESQMNEILPFLKEAIAPATGHFKVEWIVPE
- the gorA gene encoding glutathione-disulfide reductase, which produces MATHFDYICIGGGSGGIASANRAAMHGAKVALIEAQDLGGTCVNVGCVPKKVMWHGAQVAEAINLYSKDYGFDVDVKGFDWGKLVENRQAYIGRIHQSYDRVLGNNKINVIKGFAKFVDEKTVEVNGEHYTADHILIAVGGRPTIPNIPGAEHGIDSNGFFDLMEQPKRVAVIGAGYIAVEIAGVLSALGTETHLFCRKESPLRSFDPMIVETLVEVMEAEGPTLHTHSVPKEVVKEADGTLTLHLENGNTQNVDHLIWAIGRHPATDAINLASTGVATNDRGYIKVDEFQATNVPGIYCVGDIMEGGIELTPVAVKAGRQLSERLFNGQTNAKMDYTLVPTVVFSHPPIGTIGLTTQEAEEQYGKDNIKVYTSGFTAMYTAVTQHRQPCKMKLVCAGEEETVVGLHGIGFTVDEMIQGFGVAMKMGATKADFDSVVAIHPTGSEEFVTMR
- a CDS encoding DUF6482 family protein — its product is MNLLIESFEGGIYLAYQIIGEQKQLIKDDHQHPMKFLSVNQARDHFSDQGVASAMLVHNSAYDEMCGEHCGNTQPFEIDLKWS
- a CDS encoding serine/threonine-protein kinase, translated to MSVANTHITDLFYQLLDLSEAEKTKYLKELKSHQVELYNKIYPLLCTSALEPLTHIFGVSALQATDKKANFSNTCIDKYHLSYEIGRGGIGVVYAATRVDKTFHQDLAIKLIQPALSHLIDKEYLFQEAQALATLNHPYITKVIDGGTHEGSVYIVMEHIKGCTLNEYLATYTLSYPKKLNLFLKICSAISHAHKHQVLHTDLKPENILIDCEGSPKILDFNLMRGISDQLSAHPLTINAYSHDYASPEQISGSPPTVRCDIYALGKVLSFMFPKLPISQGDLNCIIQKATRSHALLRYSSTNELYNDITQLIACRPISAYQNQPFYSVLKLCQRRPIQCALSTMLIWCGVGFYTPLIKKNQQLQIEKRASERVTKQFVRTLSQIKESPKSKASINTVLKHTHKAVLGDPGIPTKTKMKLLRIIAPQTTRTESTKGNC
- a CDS encoding NADH:ubiquinone reductase (Na(+)-transporting) subunit B, giving the protein MSLKKRLEDVAPRFEAGGKYEKLYPVYEAFATIFYTPGNVNRGLTHVRDSIDLKRIMILVWLATFPAMFWGMYNVGHQSVSALTSSYQLDELTSVIESSWRLSWAFGDAPSLMASGWGSQMLLGALYFLPVYATVFVVGGFWEVLFAVVRKHEVNEGFFVSSVLFALILPPTIPLWQAALGITFGIVVAKELFGGTGRSFLNPALAGRAFLYFAYPANMSGGLVWVAADGYSGATPLSQWYEGGSTSLINNMTGEAITWMDAFIGNIPGSMGEVSSLLIMLTGLILIVMKIASWRIVTGVIIGLVVTSSLMNWIGSDTNSMFSMPFYWHFVLGGVAFGTFFMATDPVSAAFTNQSKWAYGILIGVMTVGIRVLNPAYPEGIMLAILFANLFAPLFDFIVKEQNIKRRQKRTLR
- a CDS encoding ECF-type sigma factor codes for the protein MSNQLTDIESIMRDWKAGHKWAEQKLYRFAYAHLYALAQKERKRSTTKHEQSCWVSWNSINNTTALVHDAYLKLSFADTQSIEDTRDFLLMAAKIMRQILIDNARRQQAQKRQLPTKVPPQEDRHFEQLIIMDKAVDHFTLNYPRQSQAFKLKYLMGLQTQEISQLLTCSDSLIEKDLKFSRCWLTRKINTQHNPIY